In Vagococcus hydrophili, one DNA window encodes the following:
- a CDS encoding MurR/RpiR family transcriptional regulator: protein MELTELINKNFKLLSELDKDFLAYVLENQEKIDQLTIDELSRQTYISKSTIIRLMKKLGFSGYSEFKFSLKRSKANKKLIKEDVDLMKCQSADLSKTFSQLVEYDMTGIMEALAKSQIVYCYGTGFSQRKSVEEFSKQLIGCGKKVIVIPNQTELEMTLSMITAQDCIFISSLSGETKVLKDTIIELNIKKVPIISVTRPGYNFLSQHANYSLFYYMTGLGSRDGIEMVSFLTMHMVFDYVLRSYMTYDHNLEGLDDTV, encoded by the coding sequence ATGGAATTGACAGAATTGATTAATAAAAATTTTAAATTGTTAAGTGAATTGGATAAAGATTTTTTAGCTTATGTTTTAGAAAATCAAGAAAAAATTGATCAATTAACAATCGATGAATTAAGCAGACAAACCTATATTTCGAAATCAACCATTATTAGATTGATGAAGAAATTAGGTTTCTCTGGTTATTCAGAATTCAAGTTTTCGTTAAAGCGCAGTAAAGCAAACAAAAAATTGATTAAAGAAGACGTTGATTTGATGAAGTGTCAATCCGCTGACTTATCTAAAACGTTTAGTCAATTAGTCGAATACGATATGACCGGAATTATGGAAGCGTTAGCTAAAAGTCAAATTGTCTATTGTTACGGGACAGGATTTTCTCAGCGGAAATCAGTGGAAGAATTTTCTAAGCAACTAATTGGCTGTGGAAAAAAAGTGATCGTGATTCCCAATCAAACGGAATTAGAAATGACTCTTTCTATGATTACAGCACAAGATTGTATTTTTATTTCTTCTTTAAGTGGAGAAACAAAAGTGTTAAAAGATACAATTATCGAATTAAATATCAAGAAAGTACCAATTATTTCTGTCACAAGACCAGGTTATAATTTTCTCTCTCAGCATGCTAATTACAGTTTGTTTTACTATATGACAGGACTTGGGTCAAGAGATGGCATTGAGATGGTTTCTTTTTTAACCATGCACATGGTGTTTGATTATGTTTTAAGATCATATATGACCTATGATCATAATTTGGAGGGATTGGATGATACTGTTTAA
- a CDS encoding DUF805 domain-containing protein, which produces MLNSYQDYWKKYVDFGGRSTLADYWWVVLCNFIVGILLFMLLVISYGGINALSDDFNPMSLIVVILSGLFFLATIIPNISLVVRRLRDAGFHWGLIFLNLIPYIGSLVVFILCQFPTKEPISPNDFYNQNQTDF; this is translated from the coding sequence ATGTTAAATTCATATCAAGATTATTGGAAAAAATATGTTGATTTTGGTGGTAGATCAACTTTAGCAGATTATTGGTGGGTTGTTTTATGTAATTTTATTGTGGGGATTCTTTTATTTATGTTACTTGTTATCTCCTATGGTGGCATTAATGCTCTTTCAGATGACTTCAATCCAATGTCACTTATTGTTGTCATACTATCAGGGTTATTCTTTTTAGCGACGATTATTCCAAACATTTCGCTAGTCGTTCGTCGTTTACGAGACGCTGGATTTCATTGGGGGCTTATTTTCTTAAATCTTATTCCCTACATTGGTTCATTGGTGGTTTTCATCCTTTGCCAATTTCCAACTAAAGAACCAATCAGTCCTAACGATTTCTATAATCAAAACCAAACAGATTTTTAG
- a CDS encoding glycoside hydrolase family 1 protein — MANKGFRKDFLWGGATAANQMEGAYNEGGKGLTIADISPGGKQRMPLMFSGMPLEIDESKYTYPNHKGIDFYHRYKEDIALFAEMGFKTFRMSISWARIFPKGNETEPNEAGLAYYENVIDELLKHGIEPTITISHYETPLHLVKEYGGWKNKELIGFFEKYARTILERFGKKVTYWMTFNEINTGLMGSFFSTAMREATEQENYQALHNQFVASSLATKIAKEVNPEIQMGCMSIYATMYSYDSDPVNVQATQTKNRMFNYFCNDLQVRGEYPSYALAYFAEKGIEVEMTEEELETIRNYTVDYLSFSYYMSATLSVSPEHQDEKSQGNFFGGVKNPFLQASDWGWEIDPIGLRVALSDLYGRYGVPLYISENGLGAVDTPDENYVINDDYRIDYLEKHMAEMKKAVVLDGVDLMAYTPWGCIDLVSASTGEMSKRYGFIYVDLDDEGNGDMSRHKKKSFDWYKEIIATNGETI; from the coding sequence ATGGCAAACAAAGGATTTAGAAAAGATTTTCTATGGGGCGGGGCAACTGCTGCCAACCAAATGGAAGGTGCTTATAATGAGGGCGGTAAAGGATTAACGATTGCAGATATCTCACCAGGTGGGAAACAAAGAATGCCTTTAATGTTCTCAGGTATGCCTCTTGAAATTGATGAAAGTAAATATACCTATCCAAACCATAAAGGAATTGATTTTTATCACCGTTACAAAGAAGATATCGCTCTATTTGCAGAAATGGGATTCAAAACATTCCGTATGTCGATTTCTTGGGCGCGTATTTTCCCTAAAGGTAATGAAACAGAACCAAACGAAGCTGGTTTAGCTTACTATGAAAACGTGATTGATGAATTACTAAAACATGGGATTGAACCAACGATTACAATTTCTCATTATGAAACACCTCTACACTTGGTAAAAGAGTACGGTGGCTGGAAAAATAAAGAATTAATCGGATTCTTTGAAAAATATGCCCGTACTATTTTAGAGCGTTTTGGTAAGAAAGTAACTTACTGGATGACGTTTAACGAAATTAATACTGGTTTAATGGGTTCATTCTTCTCAACAGCAATGCGTGAAGCAACGGAGCAAGAAAACTACCAAGCCTTACACAATCAATTTGTGGCAAGTTCGCTAGCAACTAAAATTGCTAAAGAAGTAAATCCAGAAATTCAAATGGGATGTATGAGTATTTATGCAACGATGTATTCTTATGATTCTGATCCAGTGAATGTTCAAGCAACCCAAACTAAAAACCGCATGTTCAACTATTTCTGTAATGATTTACAAGTTCGTGGTGAATACCCATCTTACGCTTTAGCATACTTTGCTGAAAAAGGTATCGAAGTAGAAATGACTGAAGAAGAATTAGAAACAATCAGAAATTATACAGTGGATTATTTATCATTTAGCTACTATATGTCAGCGACTCTTTCAGTGAGTCCAGAACATCAAGATGAAAAAAGCCAAGGTAACTTCTTTGGTGGTGTGAAAAATCCATTCCTACAAGCCAGTGACTGGGGTTGGGAAATTGACCCAATTGGTTTAAGAGTGGCGTTAAGCGATTTATATGGTCGCTACGGTGTACCTTTATACATCTCTGAAAATGGCTTAGGCGCAGTGGACACACCAGATGAAAACTATGTAATCAATGATGATTATCGTATTGATTACTTAGAAAAACACATGGCTGAGATGAAAAAAGCGGTTGTTTTAGATGGTGTTGATTTAATGGCTTATACACCATGGGGCTGTATCGATTTAGTGAGTGCGTCAACAGGTGAAATGTCTAAACGTTACGGATTTATCTATGTTGATTTAGATGATGAAGGTAACGGAGACATGAGTCGTCATAAGAAAAAATCATTTGATTGGTATAAAGAAATTATCGCAACAAATGGTGAAACAATCTAA
- a CDS encoding MurR/RpiR family transcriptional regulator: protein MLFDIEKLRQATETDLQIARYITEHEESVAFMRVRELAEKTHVSPATVIRFTQKMGYGSFPELRLALKHDLKRRDQSVYGNESNPYLATTQLPDDFNQKIIELAKRLEKASFIHCLGTGSSGTMADYAQQRFASLGFRSISSISSFIPYLATKMNQTNDEASEVCLLFSVSGETPDLVHIVKALADTSIYSVSITNKEANTLATSADFSLSYDSPSNRQSYSVDMSSQLPVVYIIETLAKELYLKKHSTEEAD from the coding sequence ATGTTGTTTGATATTGAAAAATTAAGACAAGCCACGGAAACTGATCTTCAAATTGCTCGCTATATTACTGAGCATGAAGAATCCGTTGCTTTTATGCGCGTCCGTGAATTAGCTGAGAAAACACATGTCTCTCCAGCAACGGTCATACGCTTCACCCAGAAAATGGGCTACGGCAGTTTCCCTGAATTACGTTTAGCCTTAAAACATGATCTAAAGCGTCGTGATCAATCTGTTTATGGTAATGAAAGCAATCCTTATTTAGCGACCACTCAATTACCTGACGACTTCAACCAAAAAATCATTGAACTAGCTAAGCGACTAGAAAAAGCAAGTTTCATCCACTGTTTAGGTACAGGCTCTTCAGGAACAATGGCTGATTACGCCCAACAGCGTTTCGCCTCTCTTGGCTTTAGAAGTATTTCTTCTATTTCAAGTTTTATTCCTTACCTTGCTACCAAGATGAATCAAACAAATGATGAAGCATCTGAGGTTTGTTTGCTGTTTTCTGTTTCTGGTGAAACACCTGATTTGGTTCATATCGTTAAGGCATTGGCAGATACGTCAATTTATTCAGTGAGCATCACCAATAAAGAAGCTAATACTTTAGCTACTTCTGCCGATTTTTCTCTATCTTATGATAGTCCATCCAATCGTCAGTCCTACAGTGTGGATATGTCCTCTCAGCTACCGGTTGTTTATATTATCGAAACATTAGCTAAAGAACTTTATCTAAAAAAACATAGTACAGAAGAAGCAGATTAG
- the add gene encoding adenosine deaminase, translating to MLKKSDIQIFPKVELHCHLDGSIHPVTLQKIAKLQGLSIEEDLEKITKKMQAPTSCQNLMEYLACFDFVLPYLQTKEALEMAAFDVMEQAAEDGIRYIEIRFAPSLSMEKGLSIEETIKAVASGIAKAEKKYPIFGNLLVVGMRSGDLEMVTSVFFKTNQLNHEKVVGFDLAGEEKDHFVKEYQEVLEVGTKSGAVPLTLHAGECGCVHNVFQAVQSGATRIGHGIALKGDTVKQREFGQLSACIEGCPTSNVQTRAIDTIKDYPLREWFENKVTFCINTDNKTVSDTTLTKEYQLLLEHLNLSQEEFRLLNHNGMSYSFADKMLKETIISEIEGFEFS from the coding sequence GTGTTAAAAAAATCAGACATTCAGATATTTCCAAAAGTAGAATTACATTGTCATCTTGACGGTTCTATTCATCCCGTAACATTACAAAAAATAGCGAAGTTACAAGGTTTATCCATTGAAGAAGATTTAGAAAAAATCACAAAAAAGATGCAAGCGCCAACAAGTTGTCAAAATTTAATGGAGTATTTAGCCTGTTTTGATTTTGTTTTGCCGTATTTACAAACAAAAGAAGCGTTGGAAATGGCAGCTTTTGATGTGATGGAACAAGCGGCAGAAGACGGGATTCGTTACATTGAAATTCGCTTTGCCCCAAGTCTTTCCATGGAAAAAGGTTTATCAATAGAAGAAACTATCAAAGCTGTCGCAAGTGGTATAGCAAAAGCAGAAAAAAAATACCCTATTTTTGGTAATCTTTTAGTTGTTGGGATGAGATCTGGCGATTTAGAGATGGTTACCTCAGTCTTTTTTAAAACGAATCAGTTAAATCATGAAAAAGTCGTTGGGTTTGATTTAGCGGGAGAAGAGAAAGATCACTTTGTTAAAGAGTATCAAGAGGTGTTGGAGGTTGGAACTAAGTCTGGGGCAGTTCCGTTAACTTTACATGCTGGCGAATGTGGCTGCGTTCACAACGTATTTCAAGCCGTTCAATCAGGAGCAACGAGAATTGGTCACGGGATTGCCTTAAAAGGTGATACAGTTAAACAAAGAGAATTTGGTCAGCTATCTGCCTGTATTGAAGGGTGCCCAACAAGCAACGTTCAAACGAGAGCGATTGATACAATTAAAGATTATCCTTTACGAGAGTGGTTTGAAAATAAGGTGACATTTTGCATTAACACGGATAATAAAACAGTATCAGATACAACCTTGACTAAAGAATATCAACTTTTATTAGAACATTTAAACTTGTCTCAAGAAGAATTCCGCTTGCTTAACCATAATGGGATGAGTTACTCATTTGCAGATAAGATGTTGAAAGAAACGATTATTTCAGAAATTGAAGGATTTGAATTTAGCTAG
- a CDS encoding MepB family protein, whose product MQSIEQIKEILNLIDLPDITNLATEKQNEDYEGAVFSINQTTYRSRLTKLTPKKNGYFVAFWEKDSNNTNQAFSYAESPDFLILSIIDENKKGQFVFPKEVLHKQKILRSESQKGKMAIRVYPSWETDLNPTATKTQKWQLPHFVDLSEDIDVVKLTKLYKKG is encoded by the coding sequence ATGCAGTCCATTGAACAAATCAAAGAGATACTTAACCTAATTGATTTACCAGATATTACTAATTTAGCCACAGAAAAACAAAATGAAGACTATGAGGGTGCTGTGTTTTCAATCAATCAAACCACTTATCGGAGTCGCCTGACTAAATTAACCCCAAAGAAAAACGGCTATTTTGTAGCGTTTTGGGAGAAAGATAGTAACAACACTAACCAAGCTTTTTCATATGCAGAAAGTCCAGATTTTTTAATTCTCTCAATTATTGACGAAAATAAAAAAGGTCAGTTTGTATTTCCTAAAGAAGTTTTACATAAACAAAAAATCCTTCGCTCAGAATCTCAAAAAGGAAAAATGGCGATTCGTGTTTATCCTTCTTGGGAAACTGACTTAAACCCAACTGCGACTAAAACGCAAAAGTGGCAATTGCCACACTTTGTTGATTTATCAGAAGATATAGATGTAGTCAAACTAACAAAACTATACAAAAAAGGCTGA
- a CDS encoding YccF domain-containing protein, with translation MQLLGNIIWFIFGGLWGAISWFVAGCLWCITIIGIPVGLQCFKIAGLSLWPFGKQVVYGTSSMSFLVNIIWLIFSGWVLALGHLISGILLCITIIGIPFGKQSFKLAQLALMPFGARVVSSDSYYMD, from the coding sequence ATGCAATTATTAGGAAATATAATTTGGTTTATTTTTGGTGGTTTATGGGGAGCAATCTCTTGGTTTGTTGCAGGCTGTTTATGGTGTATCACCATCATTGGGATTCCAGTGGGCTTACAGTGTTTTAAAATAGCTGGTTTAAGTTTGTGGCCGTTTGGTAAACAAGTGGTGTATGGAACAAGTAGCATGTCGTTTCTTGTGAATATTATTTGGTTGATTTTCAGTGGTTGGGTCTTAGCGTTAGGTCACTTAATCAGTGGAATTCTCCTTTGTATTACAATCATCGGGATTCCATTTGGGAAACAAAGTTTTAAATTAGCACAACTTGCTTTGATGCCCTTTGGCGCTAGAGTTGTGTCGTCAGATAGTTATTATATGGATTAG
- a CDS encoding 6-phospho-alpha-glucosidase: MKKFSIVIAGGGSTFTPGIVLMLLDNLDRLPIRQIKFYDNLAERQDHIADACRIIINEKAPEINFVSTTNPKEAFTDVDFVMAHIRVGLYAMREKDEKIPMKHGVVGQETCGPGGIAYGMRSIGGVLELIDYMERYSPDAWMLNYSNPAAIVAEATRKLRPHSKIINICDMPVGIEERMAQSIGLKSRKEMVVRYYGLNHFGWWTDIRDLEGNDLMPQIKKHVSQHGYSLLEEVEASQHVDASWMDTFAKAKDLYAVDPETLPNTYLKYYLYPQDAMEHEDPDYTRANQVMDGREKHVFGECDKIVERGTSEGMTLEIDEHASYIVDLARAIAYNTHERMLLIVENKGAVANFDETAMVEVPCIVGVNGPEPLVQGEIPRFQKGMMEQQVAVEKLVVEAWAENSYQKLWQALTLSKTVPNARVAKELLDDLLEANQEFWPELH; encoded by the coding sequence ATGAAGAAATTTTCAATTGTTATTGCAGGCGGAGGTAGTACATTTACCCCAGGAATCGTTTTAATGTTACTGGATAACTTGGACCGATTACCAATTAGACAAATTAAGTTTTACGATAACTTAGCAGAGAGACAAGATCATATTGCAGATGCTTGTCGTATTATTATTAATGAAAAAGCACCAGAAATTAATTTTGTATCAACAACTAATCCTAAAGAAGCTTTTACTGATGTTGATTTTGTCATGGCTCATATCCGTGTTGGGTTATATGCCATGAGAGAAAAAGATGAAAAAATTCCAATGAAACATGGCGTAGTAGGTCAAGAAACATGTGGACCTGGAGGAATCGCTTATGGAATGCGTTCAATTGGTGGCGTACTAGAATTAATTGATTACATGGAGCGCTATTCTCCAGATGCTTGGATGTTGAATTATTCAAATCCAGCTGCGATTGTAGCAGAAGCCACTAGAAAATTACGTCCTCATTCTAAAATTATCAATATTTGTGACATGCCTGTAGGAATCGAAGAACGGATGGCCCAATCCATTGGTTTGAAATCTCGTAAAGAAATGGTGGTTCGTTATTACGGATTGAATCACTTTGGTTGGTGGACTGACATTCGTGATTTAGAAGGTAATGATTTAATGCCACAAATCAAAAAACACGTCAGTCAACATGGTTATTCATTGTTAGAGGAAGTAGAAGCTTCTCAACATGTGGATGCTAGTTGGATGGATACCTTTGCCAAAGCGAAAGATTTATATGCTGTTGATCCAGAAACCTTACCAAACACGTATTTAAAATATTATTTATACCCACAAGATGCCATGGAACATGAAGATCCTGATTATACGCGTGCTAATCAAGTGATGGATGGTCGTGAAAAACATGTCTTTGGTGAATGTGACAAGATTGTTGAACGTGGGACATCAGAAGGGATGACTTTAGAGATTGATGAACATGCAAGTTATATTGTAGATTTAGCTCGTGCGATTGCTTATAACACCCATGAAAGAATGTTACTTATTGTTGAAAACAAAGGAGCTGTGGCTAATTTTGATGAAACAGCAATGGTGGAAGTGCCTTGTATTGTTGGTGTTAATGGTCCGGAACCACTTGTCCAAGGCGAAATTCCTCGCTTCCAAAAAGGCATGATGGAGCAACAAGTAGCCGTAGAAAAATTAGTAGTAGAAGCGTGGGCTGAAAACTCATATCAAAAATTATGGCAAGCTCTAACATTATCCAAAACAGTGCCTAATGCAAGAGTCGCAAAAGAGCTGTTGGATGATTTACTAGAAGCTAATCAAGAATTTTGGCCAGAGTTACATTAA
- a CDS encoding DUF3977 family protein — MAKETTFVEIGLDFDQHKWGLGVSTEIETVDHETRKKGFSKIEVREVYLRIWLFKKVLILSSKEGIKVSKKKRSNFKVLLGFSDK, encoded by the coding sequence ATGGCAAAAGAAACAACATTTGTAGAAATTGGTCTGGATTTTGATCAGCATAAGTGGGGATTAGGTGTGAGTACTGAAATTGAGACGGTTGACCATGAAACTAGAAAGAAGGGTTTCTCAAAGATAGAGGTAAGAGAAGTTTATTTAAGAATTTGGCTCTTTAAAAAAGTATTGATTTTATCGAGTAAAGAAGGCATCAAAGTAAGCAAGAAAAAGAGAAGTAATTTCAAAGTTTTACTGGGGTTTTCAGACAAATAA
- a CDS encoding GNAT family N-acetyltransferase produces MELLAYHPDLISKKQLDNYLLSTEQLKFSDSPLNAIEKAKVDKDRYPIFLTHDRQLLVSLTLHINEGPKIYTNKPNTILLRSFSTNHDYQGKGYAKTALLLLPEYIRQQFPHITEIILGVNAKNIAAIHLYEKTGFIDKGQFILTEYGKLKIMTQKI; encoded by the coding sequence ATGGAACTATTAGCCTATCATCCCGATTTAATATCTAAGAAGCAATTAGATAACTATTTATTATCTACAGAACAACTCAAATTTTCAGACTCACCCTTGAATGCGATTGAAAAAGCTAAAGTGGATAAAGATCGATATCCTATTTTTTTAACTCATGACCGGCAATTGCTTGTTTCGTTGACACTACATATTAATGAAGGTCCAAAAATCTATACAAACAAACCAAATACCATTTTATTAAGAAGTTTTTCGACCAATCATGACTATCAAGGAAAAGGATATGCCAAAACAGCCCTGCTGCTCTTACCAGAATACATCAGACAACAGTTTCCTCATATTACAGAGATTATTTTAGGCGTTAATGCTAAAAATATAGCCGCTATTCACCTATATGAAAAAACTGGTTTTATCGATAAGGGGCAATTTATTTTAACCGAGTACGGGAAGTTAAAAATCATGACTCAAAAAATATAG
- a CDS encoding LPXTG cell wall anchor domain-containing protein, which produces MKKRKILFSITLISSLILTPLTSPAITHAVGTTTSSANEETASVKVERDKVIDKLAEAKTYVDYAKYNNSFVDTLQLFITQIEEDIAKGEDYGTFVKFWTDNYNILVNNIELVKNAPLAPTTTSTKESSESSHSSTQSSTTDASTTNSSSSDSSSSTSSSSESSSSSSSSDSSSSTSSSSESSSSSSSSDSSSSTSSSIDTTNMIEVSDQTMYVGQKITEDLVMSWAKFNNLKEEYFYGFNVLDEEIEISNRDLLLNTGTHTIEYFVVDPEADEEDDFIIALKEITLTVLPEKKNPVVIKPVVPITTQKVTPIKTTNTLVPATNKTISSTKQLPKTGETKNNLLTLSLGTSALAGALYLFSNRQRKDEFSI; this is translated from the coding sequence ATGAAAAAAAGAAAAATATTATTCAGTATCACTTTAATTAGCTCTTTAATTCTAACACCGTTGACTTCACCTGCCATAACTCACGCTGTAGGTACAACAACTTCCTCAGCTAATGAGGAGACCGCATCAGTAAAAGTTGAAAGAGATAAGGTTATCGATAAATTAGCTGAAGCAAAAACCTACGTTGACTACGCTAAATACAACAACAGTTTTGTAGATACACTCCAACTCTTTATTACTCAAATTGAAGAAGATATTGCTAAAGGAGAAGATTATGGTACATTTGTCAAATTTTGGACAGATAATTACAATATTCTTGTAAATAATATCGAATTAGTAAAGAATGCTCCCTTAGCTCCAACAACTACATCTACAAAAGAGTCTTCTGAATCCAGTCATTCATCGACTCAATCAAGTACTACAGATGCATCAACAACAAATTCTAGTTCGTCCGATTCTTCTAGTTCTACTTCAAGTAGTTCCGAATCTTCTAGCAGCTCTAGCTCATCTGATTCTTCTAGTTCTACTTCAAGTAGTTCTGAATCTTCTAGCAGCTCTAGCTCGTCTGATTCTTCTAGTTCTACTTCAAGTTCAATTGACACGACAAATATGATTGAAGTTTCTGATCAAACAATGTACGTTGGTCAAAAAATAACAGAAGATTTAGTAATGAGTTGGGCTAAATTTAATAATTTGAAAGAAGAATACTTCTATGGATTTAATGTCCTTGATGAAGAAATTGAAATTTCAAACAGGGACTTATTATTGAATACAGGAACACATACTATCGAATATTTTGTTGTTGATCCCGAGGCCGATGAAGAAGATGATTTTATTATTGCGTTAAAAGAAATAACTTTAACCGTCCTTCCAGAAAAGAAAAATCCGGTCGTAATTAAACCTGTCGTGCCTATAACTACACAGAAAGTAACACCTATTAAAACAACAAACACACTTGTACCGGCAACTAACAAAACAATCTCTTCAACTAAACAATTGCCTAAAACGGGTGAAACAAAAAATAATTTACTCACACTTTCTCTAGGAACAAGCGCCTTAGCTGGAGCTTTATACCTTTTTAGTAACCGCCAAAGAAAAGACGAGTTTTCAATTTAA